AGTTGCTTGATTAGATGTCTTATTTTGGATAGATTGATTAACATCTTTTAGTAGATTTCATTATTCATTAGATTGCTGCTAAGGAATATCCTTGTTGATGATTATCATATGCCTTGATACCAAAAGATCTTGTGTGCTGTATTGCAATGTGTAATATTTAAACAGGATTACAATTCTTCTTTGCAAAATGTTTCTTTGTATCTTGGGCCTTGATGATATTAGGATGTGGTTAACATTTAACAGAACTAAAATGAAGGAATCCAGTTTgcaattctttattttttaaatgttataaaactgaccctCCAATTCTACTGACAATAACATGTAAATTTGTTTCATGTCTTGCAATTTTTGTTCAAGTAGGATATGCAGGCTTTGATAAACAAAATCAGCAAATCAATAGTGGCTCCTCTACCAAGTTCATATTCTGGTGCATTGTGAGCATCAGCTCCTCTCTTATTTGGTTAGCTAGACACATTAACTAATCCAATTTATGATGACATTTCTTGGTTATTGTGTGCAGTAGGGGACTTATCAGAAGCATGCTCAGAAAAAGTCCTGAATACAGGCCAAGTGTATgtattttgacaaaaaaaagaGCAAAATTTGGATGTTCCTCtttaattctatattttattttgtaattcttTTCATAGTCCATTAGATGAGTATAAATCAACAGGCTGCAGAATTGCTAAAACATCCACATCTTCAACCTTATGTGCTTCAAGTCAACCTAAAATGCAATCTTTCAAGGAATATGCTTCCTATTAACCAAGCTCCATATAATCCCGTAAGGAAAATCAGATttcaagatgatgaagatgaTCTTATGTGCACGGATAAGGAAAAAAGAAAGTCTTTAGGCAATGAGAGGATCTTGAAACTCATGGCTGTGGAGCAGGATACTATAAGTTCAACTCGGACTATTAAAGATTTTCCAAATTGTCAAAACCAGAAGATAAAGAATCTTTCACTTGGCAGCAGTCAAGTCGGGGAGATGGGTAGTGACAAAACAACCAGTGAGCACTCAGGTACTTTGAAGAGCCCCAAAGAAACATTTAAAACATTCATGTCTCCTAGTACATGGATGGAACCCTCAAAATCATTGCACGCCAAATCAAGACGCGAGTCGGTATGGCCATCACACTGCTTTTGTGTTTCTTATATTTAACATAATAAGGATCTACTTATTAGATCTTGATTTGGATGTTTAAAATATAGAATATTCATATCCTTTTCTGCTTGATTGTATCAATAGACACCAACTTTTACATCGTTTTGCTGGATTGCATTTCCCAATAAGCACAATCATTTTGTTTTCTGAGATGATCATCTCTGAATCACAAGCATTAAGATTTCATTTTGGATATGTAAAGCAACGGCATTGTGGTTGCTATTCTGTTAAACAAAAGATTCCATATTATCATGTTGcctatgaaattgatttttatatATTGTGCCTATTTAAAGTTCACCATAAGCTAGTCCAAATGCTTTGAATTACATAGAAGATGTTATTTATCCAAAATCTCTGTGCATCGATGCCACTATAATTCTTGGTGCACATGATCATCACTCATGACTAATATTTGGGTTCTTAATGCAGCTTGGATCACAAACTCATGCTGATAGAATTAGTCAAGCTTCTCGAAGAGCATCCCTTCCTTTGCCTACTTTTGAAACTTCTAAATCCATTTTTGGTGTTCTCCACCATGTTGACTCCCCTGATGTCTCAGTCAACTCCCCTCGAATAGATAGAATTGCAGAATTTCCATTAGCTTCATTTGAAGATCCCTTGCTAGCAATTCCCAAATTATCAGCTCATGGCTCCTCCTCAGCAACCCCACATTATGGAGACCGTTCTATCACAAAGGACAAATGCACTATCCAAATTTACCGAACTGAAGGCGACAATGGAAGTGATTCTTCAGATCAAAATCCAACAGTTGCAGCAGATGCTTCTAGCCGTGGATCATCAGAATCAAGGCAGCGGAGGTTTGACCCTTCATCGTACCAGCAAAGGGCGGAAGCACTGGAGGGATTGCTTGAATTCAGTGCTCAGCTGTTGCAACAGGAGAGGTATGATGAGTTGGGTGTCTTGCTGAAGCCGTTCGGTCCAGGGAAAGTCTCTCCAAGGGAAACCGCAATATGGCTGACCAAGAGCTTCAAAGAAACTGCTCTGTAACATAGAAATCCAACTGAATGTGCTCGTCTAACTGAAGTTTTGATGCTAGGTCTCAGGTGATTTTGTTCCAGTTCTGTAATATCAAATAGCTTGATAGGCTGATGGTTTAGTATGAGTATGTTTAGAACTAGTGGAGTAGATAATGCTTCTTAAACCTGCATGTACTACCTTCTAACAATTTGAATACTATTTCTAGCTGTTTTAGCACCCCTTCCTCTCTATATATCATTTTCTTGCCAGAATGTGAAATTTTCCTGTGCAAATGCTTGGAGAAACTTAATGGATATTGTGAAATTTCTTGAATTAGTTCAGGATAATGCATAATCTCTTTCTTTCTCGGTGACATGCTGTTGATATCAAATGGAGATGTGGCAGCAAATTCACCAGGTAGGCAGGTAGATGTTTTATCACTGCATACTTACAGGCCTATCGAGATGTTTGCTTTTATATTTCATCATCTCTTGATTTATCTATCGGCTAAATTTAGAGCAATTTATATACACTAGAAGTCGATTTTCAGAGTATCAGTCTCATTTTGGATTCAAATtttttatcatattatttttaatCCAAGTATTTTAGTGTTGCTTTACATCAGTGGGTACTATAGATCATAGGTTTTGAAatgtaaatgaaaaaaaaaacagaaaatgaGATAGAAAATAGTAGATTATTTCATAAACTTACACAACCACAAAATTTATAGAGCTCGATTTGTTGATAACAGTAACTGACAATAACAGCCTTTAACTTTTTGAACATTATTCGACATACTTGAATTTGATCGTAGCTGATGATCTAATCAGGTATAAATTTGAGCAGCATTGTATTTAAATATATAGATACCGGATCAGGCTTAGATGTTCGCTATCttaattcatttaaatttttttatgagaAATTTGTTCTATTGCTGATATACTAATTCGAGATTTTAttcaataaacaaaaaaaaaaaatttatagtgaTCCGCGAATCTTTTTAATTCATAAGTGACATTCCTTTTAGAGCAGttatagttaaaataaaatgaatcgaaaaataaaagtggATTTAGGGAAAATACCGAgagatatatttttaataaacgttattttgaattttaataataccGAGAGCAGTTGGGTAATTTCGGAAGGGCAAATATGCCCTATTTTTTTCCGCCTCCTGCTCCTCTTCTTCTATTCTGTTCGAtacctttcttcttgcttctttcttctttcttctttctcggCGATGTCTTCGTCAGTGATTCCACGGGGACAGGTAACTCTCTCAGAACCCTAATTCTTCTCCTGGTTCATTATCTTAAACTCCCCCCTCTCCTATGTTTCTTTCCCCATTATTTTTAAAGGTGGATCTCGTTGATTTCGTCGATTGGAGCGGCGTCGAGTGCCTCAATCAGATAGGGAAAAATCCGATTGCCAACGCTTTGAAGCAGGTGATCCGTCGTGTGTGGCAGATATTTTTCGTAGTCGCAGCATAAACGAGGCCATAGTTTCCGTCGAATGAatggtttttatttattttgcttcTCTGTCAAAATTAGGGTTATAGGGATGATGATGGTTTGCATCTGGAGAGTGACGCTGATGAGCAGCTTTTGATTTACATTCCTTTCACCCAAGTGGTTAAGCTGCACTCGGCTGTAATCACTGGCCCGGAAGAGGAAGGTGCTATACCTTTTTGTTTTTTGGCTTCGTTTTAGAATGCCATATGTTGCTACTCAGACAACTCCTGATTCCAACTCGTTGTTCATCTGAAGATTATGTCAATACGAAACTAAAAGATGCTTACAAGTTGCACACTGTAAGATTGTGAATAAGCATTCTACCTGACCTGTACAGTGAAACTTATCTTGACATACTAATTGTACTGCGGCAAGATTCATTCTTAGTGTATTTTATACAAGGGTCTTGAAACTTCTTTCAATGTCTGTGTCACTGTTTGTGTCCTAATCTGCCAATCTAGGTATCCTTTTTAAATTACTTAACGAATTAAATGACAAAACATCTGTATGattattaaaccttattatagATAATGGTGCAgcccattttttttttcaaacgcaTTTTCAAAAAGCATGCCACCATATGTTTCATATATGTTATCCAAGTGTCACAATTTTAATGCAAGAGAAGTTAAACATGGTCTCACGTTGCTATAAATGTTGGATTTCTTTTAGTTGTT
This genomic stretch from Zingiber officinale cultivar Zhangliang chromosome 7A, Zo_v1.1, whole genome shotgun sequence harbors:
- the LOC122001235 gene encoding serine/threonine-protein kinase Nek2-like, encoding MTWVKIGCEMEQYEVLEQIGKGAFGSALLVKHKVENKRYVLKKIRLARQTNRSRRSAHLEMELISKVRSPFIVDYKDSWVEKGCYVCIVIGYCEGGDMAEAIKKASGHLFPEEKLCKWLVQLLMALDYLHNNHILHRDVKCSNIFLTKDQNIRLGDFGLAKILSSDDLACSVVGTPSYMCPELLADIPYGSKSDIWSLGCCIYEMTALKPAFKAFDMQALINKISKSIVAPLPSSYSGAFRGLIRSMLRKSPEYRPSAAELLKHPHLQPYVLQVNLKCNLSRNMLPINQAPYNPVRKIRFQDDEDDLMCTDKEKRKSLGNERILKLMAVEQDTISSTRTIKDFPNCQNQKIKNLSLGSSQVGEMGSDKTTSEHSGTLKSPKETFKTFMSPSTWMEPSKSLHAKSRRESLGSQTHADRISQASRRASLPLPTFETSKSIFGVLHHVDSPDVSVNSPRIDRIAEFPLASFEDPLLAIPKLSAHGSSSATPHYGDRSITKDKCTIQIYRTEGDNGSDSSDQNPTVAADASSRGSSESRQRRFDPSSYQQRAEALEGLLEFSAQLLQQERYDELGVLLKPFGPGKVSPRETAIWLTKSFKETAL
- the LOC121999306 gene encoding PITH domain-containing protein At3g04780-like encodes the protein MLLISNGDVAANSPGRQVDVLSLHTYRPIEIWVISEGQICPIFFRLLLLFFYSVRYLSSCFFLLSSFSAMSSSVIPRGQVDLVDFVDWSGVECLNQIGKNPIANALKQGYRDDDGLHLESDADEQLLIYIPFTQVVKLHSAVITGPEEEGPRTVKLFANKEHMGFSNVNDPPSDSFNISADNLKGKPVTLKYVKFQNVRSLTIFIEDNQGGGDVTKLQKISLYGTTVDTTNMKDLKKIEDH